From Calothrix sp. PCC 6303, a single genomic window includes:
- a CDS encoding HlyD family efflux transporter periplasmic adaptor subunit has protein sequence MLKNTSVNPSILSNIKPRRFVILGAAASFGLGGLLLSQVINSQVLQPVKEKEQVVLPEIKTVTALGKLEPKGEVIKLSAPASQGTQRVEKLLVSEGDEVKAGQIVAILDSRDKLQAGYEKAQEAVKVSQANLAKVQAGAKTGEIDAQKGEIGRIQAQSLGEERAQRETLGRLEAQWEGDKSAQKATLARLEAQLEGDKKAQAATIKRLEAELNNAQVELRRYNQLYKAGAIAQSQYDTKRLSVDTLIQQLNEAKAVLARTESTASKQISEAQANLQRITATGSKQITEAQAVLARIEATSGKQVSSAQGTLSQITEVRPVDIAAVTAELKQAVAAEKEAKANFEQAFVKAPKDSVVFKVHTRPGETVSNDGIIELGQVKQMIVTAEVYQTNISKIKEGQKVRIVSNSLPNELQGKVDLIGWQIQRQNVINADPSDNIDSRVVEVRVQLDEESSQKAAKFTNLQVKAIFEL, from the coding sequence ATGTTAAAAAATACATCTGTAAATCCTTCTATCTTGTCTAATATCAAGCCTAGACGCTTCGTCATACTTGGTGCTGCTGCAAGTTTCGGGTTGGGAGGATTGCTGTTGTCTCAAGTTATCAACAGCCAAGTATTACAACCAGTCAAGGAAAAGGAGCAAGTAGTTCTTCCAGAAATTAAAACTGTGACAGCACTAGGTAAACTGGAACCTAAAGGAGAAGTAATTAAACTTTCTGCACCAGCATCTCAAGGAACTCAGCGGGTAGAAAAACTATTAGTCTCTGAGGGTGATGAGGTAAAAGCAGGACAGATAGTTGCAATCTTGGATAGTCGGGACAAACTCCAAGCAGGGTATGAAAAAGCCCAAGAAGCAGTCAAAGTTTCCCAAGCAAATTTAGCCAAAGTGCAAGCAGGAGCGAAAACTGGGGAAATTGACGCGCAAAAAGGCGAAATTGGTCGGATTCAAGCGCAATCTTTGGGTGAAGAAAGAGCGCAACGGGAAACTCTAGGAAGGTTAGAAGCACAATGGGAGGGAGATAAATCTGCACAGAAAGCTACTTTAGCAAGGTTGGAAGCACAATTAGAAGGAGATAAAAAAGCTCAAGCTGCAACAATTAAAAGGTTAGAAGCAGAATTAAATAACGCACAAGTGGAATTACGACGGTATAATCAGCTATACAAAGCAGGTGCGATCGCGCAATCTCAATATGACACAAAACGCTTAAGTGTAGATACATTAATTCAACAATTGAATGAAGCGAAAGCAGTATTAGCTAGAACCGAAAGCACTGCTAGCAAACAAATAAGTGAAGCTCAAGCTAATTTACAGAGAATTACAGCTACAGGAAGTAAGCAAATAACTGAAGCTCAAGCTGTGTTAGCACGGATTGAAGCAACCAGTGGTAAGCAAGTAAGTTCAGCACAAGGAACCCTCAGTCAAATTACTGAAGTACGTCCAGTGGATATTGCCGCAGTAACAGCCGAATTAAAGCAAGCAGTAGCAGCAGAGAAGGAAGCGAAAGCGAATTTTGAGCAAGCTTTTGTGAAAGCACCAAAGGATAGTGTCGTTTTCAAAGTTCATACTCGTCCTGGGGAAACTGTTTCTAATGATGGCATTATTGAACTTGGGCAAGTTAAGCAAATGATTGTAACTGCCGAAGTTTATCAAACTAATATTAGTAAAATTAAAGAAGGTCAAAAAGTCCGGATAGTTAGTAATTCCTTACCGAATGAATTACAGGGAAAAGTTGATTTAATTGGTTGGCAAATTCAACGTCAAAATGTGATTAACGCCGACCCTAGTGATAATATTGATTCCAGAGTTGTAGAAGTTCGTGTGCAGTTGGATGAGGAATCGAGTCAAAAAGCTGCTAAGTTTACGAATTTACAAGTCAAAGCAATTTTTGAACTATAA
- the devC gene encoding ABC transporter permease DevC, whose protein sequence is MLGFIQQFQRRTPLGLLQLKRHKGRFIVALAGTAFADILMFMQLGFQSALFDSNTRLNRNIIADIVLISPQAKNTQNISTFPRSRLFDASDVPGVKAAEPMYIGMVSWRNPQTRKKVQVQAIGFNPAIPALNIPEANAQLDKIQLPDSFLFDRKARGDYKELYAQVEAGKEISTEIEKRTITVNGLFSFGASFAADGILLSSEDNFLRLFPRQKVGSVNVGLIYIEPGSDPIQVATALKAHLQNDVKVMTRAEFAQFEEDVLKKESPIAFIFGFGVAMGFLIGVIIVYQILSTDVNSHLKEYATFKAMGYDNNYLLGVIFEEAIIIATIGFIPGFIIPLGLYQLAANATNLPIYMSLARAIFVFALTLIICIFSGAIATQKLQSADPADMF, encoded by the coding sequence ATGCTAGGATTCATCCAACAATTTCAACGTCGTACTCCCTTAGGTTTACTACAGCTAAAACGTCATAAAGGACGCTTTATTGTCGCACTTGCCGGGACTGCCTTTGCTGATATTCTCATGTTTATGCAATTAGGTTTTCAAAGTGCATTATTTGACAGCAATACTCGCCTAAATCGAAATATAATAGCCGATATCGTTCTAATTAGTCCCCAAGCAAAAAATACCCAAAATATCTCCACATTTCCCCGAAGCAGATTATTTGATGCGTCTGATGTACCTGGAGTCAAAGCAGCCGAACCAATGTACATCGGAATGGTATCGTGGAGGAATCCCCAAACCAGAAAAAAAGTTCAAGTACAAGCAATTGGATTTAACCCAGCAATTCCAGCTTTAAATATACCAGAAGCGAACGCTCAGTTAGATAAAATTCAATTACCTGATAGCTTCCTATTTGATAGAAAAGCTAGGGGAGATTACAAAGAACTTTATGCTCAAGTCGAAGCTGGGAAAGAAATTTCAACAGAAATTGAGAAGCGAACTATCACCGTCAATGGTTTATTTAGTTTCGGTGCTTCCTTTGCTGCTGATGGTATTTTGCTTTCCAGTGAAGATAATTTTCTCCGCTTATTTCCCCGACAAAAAGTCGGCAGTGTAAATGTTGGTTTAATTTATATTGAACCAGGTTCCGATCCAATTCAAGTAGCAACAGCACTTAAAGCACATCTGCAAAATGACGTTAAAGTTATGACTCGTGCAGAGTTTGCTCAATTTGAAGAAGATGTACTAAAAAAAGAAAGTCCAATTGCTTTTATTTTTGGCTTTGGTGTGGCGATGGGATTTTTGATTGGTGTAATTATCGTTTATCAAATTCTCTCCACTGATGTAAATTCTCATCTGAAAGAATATGCAACATTTAAAGCAATGGGGTACGACAATAATTATTTACTGGGGGTGATTTTTGAAGAAGCAATCATTATAGCCACAATTGGTTTTATCCCCGGATTTATTATCCCTTTAGGTCTTTATCAATTAGCGGCAAACGCGACAAATTTGCCGATATATATGTCACTGGCACGAGCAATATTTGTGTTTGCTTTAACTTTAATTATTTGTATATTCTCTGGTGCGATCGCAACTCAAAAACTACAATCTGCCGACCCTGCTGACATGTTTTAA
- a CDS encoding DevA family ABC transporter ATP-binding protein, producing MLNNSNFQPIISVNNLNHYFGKGQLRKQVLFDITLEINAGEIIIMTGPSGSGKTTLLTLSGGLRSAQEGSLKVLGKELCGANEKQLTEIRRNNGYIFQAHNLHGSLTALQNVRMGLELHKHISPAEMISRSQEMLELVGLGNRINYYPDDLSGGQKQRVAIARALVGKPKIVLADEPTAALDKKSGRDVVELMQKLAKEQGCTILLVTHDNRILDIADKIIYMEDGYLKNDSAVNAVVSS from the coding sequence ATGCTAAATAATTCTAATTTTCAACCCATTATTTCTGTCAACAATCTCAATCACTACTTTGGAAAAGGTCAATTACGTAAACAAGTTTTGTTTGATATAACCTTAGAAATAAACGCTGGTGAAATCATCATTATGACTGGTCCTTCTGGTTCTGGCAAAACAACATTATTAACTTTGTCTGGTGGTTTACGTTCTGCCCAAGAAGGTAGTTTAAAAGTATTAGGAAAAGAACTTTGTGGTGCAAATGAGAAACAATTAACAGAAATAAGAAGAAATAACGGATATATCTTCCAAGCTCATAATTTACATGGTAGCTTAACAGCCTTACAAAATGTACGGATGGGTTTAGAACTTCATAAACACATTTCTCCAGCAGAAATGATTAGCCGTTCTCAAGAAATGTTGGAACTTGTAGGTTTAGGTAATCGGATTAATTATTACCCAGATGACTTATCAGGAGGACAAAAACAGCGAGTTGCCATTGCCCGTGCATTAGTTGGTAAACCGAAAATTGTCCTTGCAGATGAACCGACTGCTGCACTTGATAAAAAATCTGGACGCGATGTGGTAGAGTTAATGCAAAAATTAGCAAAAGAACAAGGTTGCACAATTTTATTAGTAACCCATGATAACCGGATTTTAGATATTGCTGATAAGATTATCTATATGGAAGACGGTTATTTGAAAAATGATTCTGCTGTGAATGCAGTAGTTAGCTCTTAG
- a CDS encoding response regulator: protein MRILLVDDDESFSQLLKAKLVDQYYIIDIAKDALEARDFLKISGYDLIVLDVILPKIDGISFCRQLRAEGLQIPILLLTVRSLSDDKVIGLDAGADDYVVKSEPLAELSARIRALLRRKVVKVSPILLWGNLQLNSNHCEVKYGDTLLNLTFKEYALLELFMQNQQAIHSQSVILNQLWSLDDKAASSDTVRTLVKRLRNKLKAAGAENIIETLYGMGYRLNPELQEVQITSGEDHVINEQSTSNVVLEDSQSVIIAQIQALIQAMQEFKNGSLSNKSRISAKQKAHKLIGSLSIINFPKATKIARKIESILEDKKTLKSEQINLLINQAKFLRSLVQNNATRSLSSRTNQTAIVDQSKAAKAKIMILDDDKLILQLLQELLEPWGFKVFTLANPQFFWEQVEKINPDLLILDIQIPNFDGIELCQILRHHNQWNYLPILFLTGNIDTKVIQKVFDAGADDYINKPVVGAELIKRICNSLEQRDLAL from the coding sequence ATGAGAATTCTTCTTGTAGATGATGATGAATCATTCTCTCAACTGCTAAAAGCAAAATTAGTTGACCAATATTACATTATAGATATTGCCAAAGATGCCTTAGAAGCTCGTGATTTTCTCAAGATTAGTGGCTATGATTTGATAGTATTAGATGTGATACTGCCTAAGATAGATGGCATTAGCTTTTGTCGGCAATTGCGTGCTGAAGGTTTGCAAATTCCTATATTACTTCTAACTGTAAGAAGTTTAAGTGATGATAAGGTTATTGGTTTAGATGCAGGTGCAGACGACTACGTTGTCAAATCCGAACCGTTAGCAGAATTATCTGCACGCATTCGGGCGCTCTTGCGTCGTAAGGTTGTAAAAGTATCTCCGATTTTACTTTGGGGAAATCTACAGCTTAATTCCAATCACTGTGAAGTTAAGTATGGAGATACTCTCCTGAATTTAACTTTCAAGGAATATGCTTTGCTGGAATTATTCATGCAGAATCAACAAGCAATTCATAGTCAAAGTGTTATTCTTAATCAGCTATGGTCTTTAGATGATAAAGCCGCAAGTAGTGATACAGTGAGAACTTTAGTTAAGAGGTTAAGAAATAAACTTAAGGCTGCTGGTGCGGAAAATATAATTGAGACATTATATGGAATGGGTTATCGTCTGAATCCAGAATTACAAGAAGTGCAAATTACTAGTGGGGAAGATCATGTTATTAATGAACAATCAACCTCCAATGTTGTATTGGAAGATAGCCAATCAGTAATTATTGCTCAAATCCAAGCATTGATTCAAGCAATGCAAGAATTCAAAAATGGGTCTTTGTCAAACAAATCTCGAATTTCTGCGAAACAGAAAGCTCACAAATTAATTGGTTCTCTATCAATTATTAATTTTCCTAAAGCGACTAAAATCGCTCGGAAAATTGAAAGTATTCTTGAAGATAAGAAAACTTTAAAATCAGAGCAAATTAATTTACTCATAAATCAAGCAAAATTCTTGCGATCGCTAGTTCAAAATAATGCCACCCGTAGCTTAAGCAGCAGAACAAATCAGACTGCAATAGTTGATCAATCTAAAGCTGCGAAAGCAAAAATCATGATTTTGGATGATGATAAGTTAATTTTACAACTACTACAAGAACTTTTGGAACCTTGGGGTTTTAAAGTTTTCACCCTTGCTAATCCCCAGTTTTTTTGGGAACAAGTAGAAAAAATTAATCCTGATTTGTTGATTCTTGATATTCAAATACCTAATTTTGATGGAATTGAGTTATGTCAAATATTGCGTCACCATAATCAATGGAATTACTTACCGATTTTATTTTTGACTGGAAATATTGATACTAAGGTAATTCAAAAGGTATTTGATGCAGGTGCAGATGATTATATCAATAAACCTGTAGTTGGAGCAGAATTAATTAAGCGTATTTGTAACTCCCTAGAACAAAGGGATTTGGCACTATAA
- the hisS gene encoding histidine--tRNA ligase — translation MSKIDKVNFSTPSGFPEFLPSEKRLELYLLDTIRKIYESYGFTPIETPAIERLEVLQAKGNQGDNIIYAISPLLPPNLQAQKDKAGESKDSSLAKDSEARALKFDQTVPLAAYIARNLNSLNFPFARYQMDMVFRGERAKDGRFRQFRQCDIDVVGRKELSLLYDAQMPAIISQIFEAINIGDFVIRINNRKILIGFFESVGVESNKIKACIAIIDNLEKIGEAKVKQELEKVGISLDNSQKVIDFVNINGSVDEMLDKLKYFIQQIPEAELFSLGVSELETVINGVRNLGVSENRFRIDLSIARGLDYYTGTVYETTLIGHEALGSICSGGRYEELVGTFLGEKMPGVGISIGLTRLISRLLKAGILNPLPPTPAQVMVMNMQSDLMSVYLSVSQQLRKAGINVITNFEQRQLGKQFQLAEKQGIQLCVIIGSEEAAANKSMLKDLRTREQVEVLIDDLAGEIQSRL, via the coding sequence ATGTCCAAGATAGATAAAGTTAACTTTTCAACTCCTAGCGGTTTTCCCGAATTTCTCCCCAGTGAAAAACGTCTAGAATTATATTTACTTGATACAATTCGCAAAATCTACGAAAGTTATGGATTTACACCTATAGAAACCCCAGCAATCGAAAGATTAGAAGTTCTCCAAGCTAAGGGGAATCAAGGTGATAATATTATCTATGCAATTAGCCCGCTGTTACCGCCAAATCTCCAAGCACAGAAGGATAAAGCTGGTGAATCTAAGGATAGTTCTCTCGCTAAAGATTCTGAAGCACGGGCATTAAAATTTGATCAAACTGTACCTTTAGCTGCATATATTGCTAGAAATTTAAACAGTTTAAATTTTCCCTTTGCCCGATATCAAATGGATATGGTGTTTCGTGGTGAAAGGGCAAAAGATGGACGTTTTCGGCAATTTCGTCAATGCGATATTGATGTAGTTGGTAGAAAAGAATTAAGCTTATTATATGATGCCCAAATGCCTGCGATTATCTCCCAGATTTTTGAGGCAATTAATATTGGTGATTTTGTAATTCGCATCAATAACCGTAAAATTCTCATTGGTTTTTTTGAATCGGTGGGAGTTGAAAGTAACAAAATTAAAGCTTGTATTGCTATAATTGACAATTTAGAAAAAATTGGCGAAGCGAAGGTTAAGCAAGAATTAGAGAAAGTTGGAATTTCCCTCGATAATTCTCAAAAAGTAATTGACTTTGTGAACATCAATGGTTCTGTTGATGAAATGTTAGATAAGTTGAAATATTTTATTCAACAAATACCCGAAGCTGAATTATTTAGCTTGGGAGTTAGCGAATTAGAAACTGTAATTAATGGAGTTCGGAATTTAGGAGTTTCTGAAAATCGCTTCCGCATAGATTTATCAATTGCTCGCGGACTTGACTATTATACGGGAACAGTTTACGAAACCACATTAATTGGTCACGAAGCATTGGGAAGCATCTGTTCTGGTGGTAGGTATGAGGAATTAGTTGGGACGTTTTTGGGTGAAAAAATGCCCGGTGTTGGTATTTCTATTGGATTAACTCGATTAATTAGTAGATTATTAAAAGCTGGAATTCTCAATCCCTTACCTCCAACTCCAGCACAGGTGATGGTGATGAATATGCAATCTGATTTGATGTCGGTATATTTGAGTGTTTCTCAACAACTCAGAAAAGCTGGAATTAATGTAATTACAAATTTTGAGCAGCGTCAATTAGGGAAACAATTTCAGTTAGCAGAAAAGCAGGGAATTCAACTCTGCGTAATTATTGGTTCTGAAGAAGCAGCAGCAAATAAATCTATGCTCAAAGATTTAAGAACTAGAGAGCAAGTAGAAGTTTTAATTGATGATTTAGCAGGGGAAATCCAAAGTAGATTATAG
- a CDS encoding argininosuccinate synthase, with translation MGRAKKVVLAYSGGVDTSVCIPYLQQEWGVEEVITLAADLGQGDELEPVREKALKSGAVESLVMNVQESFIRDYAFPAIQANALYENRYPLGTALARPLIAKILVEAAEKYGADAIAHGCTGKGNDQVRFDVSVAALNPNLKILAPAREWGMSREETIAYGERFGIPSPVKKSSPYSIDKNLLGRSIEAGMLEDPTFEPPEEIYEMTNAIAQTPDTPEYLEITFTQGIPTSVNGEVLNPVALVEKLNQIVGNHGIGRIDMIENRLVGIKSREIYESPAMVVLIQAHRDLESLTLTADVTQYKRGIEDTYTKLVYNGLWYSPLKTALDAFIQKTQERVSGTVRLKLFKGNATIVGRSSENSLYTPDLATYGAEDQFDHKAAEGFIYVWGLPTRIWAKGNQ, from the coding sequence ATGGGTCGCGCAAAGAAGGTTGTTCTAGCATATTCTGGTGGAGTTGATACATCTGTATGTATTCCTTATCTCCAACAGGAATGGGGTGTTGAAGAAGTGATTACTCTTGCTGCTGATTTGGGGCAAGGTGACGAGCTAGAACCAGTTCGGGAAAAAGCGCTGAAATCGGGTGCAGTGGAATCATTGGTGATGAATGTGCAGGAAAGCTTTATTCGGGATTATGCTTTCCCGGCAATTCAAGCTAATGCACTATATGAAAATCGTTATCCCCTAGGAACAGCTTTAGCTCGTCCACTGATTGCGAAGATATTGGTGGAAGCAGCTGAGAAATATGGTGCGGATGCGATCGCACATGGTTGTACTGGTAAAGGAAATGACCAAGTACGCTTTGATGTATCGGTAGCAGCTTTAAATCCGAATTTGAAGATTCTCGCACCAGCCAGGGAATGGGGAATGAGTCGGGAAGAAACCATTGCCTATGGTGAACGGTTTGGAATTCCTTCACCAGTGAAAAAATCATCTCCCTACAGTATTGATAAAAACCTTCTAGGTCGTAGCATTGAAGCGGGTATGTTGGAAGATCCGACATTTGAACCCCCCGAAGAAATCTATGAAATGACAAACGCGATCGCGCAAACTCCAGATACCCCAGAATACCTAGAAATTACATTTACTCAAGGTATTCCCACCAGTGTCAACGGAGAAGTCCTCAATCCGGTTGCTTTAGTTGAAAAACTCAATCAAATTGTCGGCAACCATGGTATTGGACGCATCGATATGATTGAAAATCGCCTAGTCGGCATCAAATCACGGGAAATTTACGAATCTCCCGCAATGGTAGTGTTAATTCAAGCACACCGTGATTTAGAAAGTCTAACTTTAACAGCCGATGTCACTCAGTATAAACGCGGAATTGAAGATACATACACTAAATTAGTTTACAACGGCTTGTGGTACAGCCCGTTAAAAACAGCCTTGGATGCCTTTATTCAAAAGACACAGGAACGTGTTTCTGGTACAGTCAGGCTGAAACTGTTTAAAGGTAATGCCACCATCGTCGGACGTAGTTCCGAAAATAGCCTGTATACCCCCGATTTAGCTACATACGGGGCTGAAGATCAATTTGATCACAAAGCAGCCGAAGGTTTCATTTACGTTTGGGGATTACCAACCCGGATTTGGGCAAAGGGCAATCAGTAA
- a CDS encoding tellurite resistance TerB family protein, protein MGKYDQIFLSEDKSNESLNEEEAVAAIAVVTMAVDTGIDNVNLEMIGDILTGFELFDEYSDDELLETVDKLVAIAEDEGLGALFNCASASLTDELILDGFAAGVSVLVDEDEFLIPKAKMVLVKELQEILDVEEEEAQEVIKEVIAAFEEAEELEDDEDIDVPGANADGNTDDDIYESPLGNFSVLIPVDIEEGGNIQSQDGTVSFTDDFGTLLRIDYYAIPPEQAEELESNELEEYLQSILLEKYIPQAIVSNLPKSTVEYTEYCVDVMDGAYFAIVNMPEGSTMSKQENNGNGSRLDAYRGLLAFVVADFLYIASSQRTFFEGDIPGSPAEEAESIKVEILEFVDTIDFS, encoded by the coding sequence ATGGGTAAATATGATCAGATTTTTCTATCGGAAGATAAATCTAACGAGTCGCTAAATGAGGAAGAAGCAGTTGCAGCGATCGCAGTCGTAACCATGGCGGTTGATACTGGGATTGATAATGTTAATTTGGAAATGATCGGTGATATCCTAACTGGGTTTGAACTGTTCGACGAATATTCCGATGATGAATTACTGGAAACCGTTGATAAACTCGTTGCCATCGCCGAAGATGAAGGTTTAGGAGCATTGTTCAACTGTGCTAGTGCTTCTTTGACGGATGAACTAATTTTAGATGGTTTTGCCGCAGGTGTAAGTGTTTTAGTTGATGAAGATGAATTTTTGATTCCTAAAGCCAAAATGGTTTTGGTGAAGGAGTTACAAGAAATTCTCGATGTAGAAGAGGAAGAAGCACAGGAGGTAATCAAAGAAGTTATTGCAGCTTTTGAAGAAGCTGAAGAACTGGAAGATGATGAAGATATAGATGTTCCAGGTGCAAATGCCGATGGAAATACCGATGATGATATATATGAATCGCCTTTAGGTAACTTTTCGGTACTTATCCCCGTAGATATCGAAGAAGGAGGTAATATCCAAAGCCAAGATGGAACAGTCAGCTTTACTGATGATTTTGGCACCTTGTTACGAATTGATTATTACGCAATTCCTCCTGAACAAGCAGAAGAATTAGAATCGAATGAATTAGAAGAATATTTACAATCGATTTTATTAGAAAAATACATTCCCCAAGCAATAGTTTCTAATCTACCTAAATCTACTGTTGAATATACTGAATATTGTGTTGATGTCATGGATGGCGCATATTTTGCTATTGTGAATATGCCAGAAGGTTCCACCATGTCAAAACAGGAGAATAATGGCAATGGTAGCCGCTTAGATGCATATAGAGGATTACTTGCTTTTGTAGTTGCGGATTTTCTCTATATCGCTAGTAGTCAGCGAACTTTTTTTGAAGGTGATATACCTGGTTCACCAGCAGAAGAAGCAGAAAGCATCAAAGTTGAAATTTTAGAGTTTGTGGATACAATTGACTTCTCTTGA
- a CDS encoding saccharopine dehydrogenase family protein, translated as MKNRVLILGGRGRIGSSVAADILTHTDAMVTITGRSEANNQNLGEKTEFLVLDLAEVEKLESIIASSNLVIHCAGPFHYRDANVLKLCIAAGVNYLDVSDHRSFTTKALKYHDAAVNAGVTAIVNTGIFPGISNSMVRHDVEQFDIAEKIHLSYLVAGSGGAGITVMRTTFLGLQNPFTAWVDGEWQTVKPYTKREDIVFPAPYGRGGVYWFDMPETLTLPAAFPTVKSVITKFGSIPDYYNHLTWIAAHIFPKFWIQSQMGVEFLSTVSHKMTNFTDQFSGIGVVVRSLRDVSRSHVTGNKDGKQSTYCSTLTHDNTAVATGYGTGTIAELILTGALNQPGVHTTESALPTHLFTQAMQSRGINISSHWV; from the coding sequence ATGAAAAATCGAGTTTTAATTCTTGGGGGAAGGGGAAGAATTGGCAGTAGTGTAGCTGCGGATATTCTGACACATACCGATGCAATGGTGACAATTACGGGCAGAAGTGAGGCAAATAACCAAAATTTGGGCGAAAAAACTGAATTTTTGGTTTTAGACTTAGCAGAAGTGGAAAAATTAGAGAGTATCATTGCATCTTCTAATTTAGTCATACACTGCGCGGGTCCTTTTCATTACCGTGATGCAAATGTTCTTAAACTCTGTATTGCTGCTGGGGTAAATTACTTAGATGTGAGCGATCACCGTTCTTTCACCACCAAAGCTTTAAAATATCATGATGCGGCGGTTAATGCAGGTGTGACAGCAATCGTGAATACGGGAATTTTTCCCGGAATTTCTAATAGTATGGTACGGCATGATGTCGAACAATTCGACATTGCCGAAAAAATTCATTTAAGCTACTTGGTAGCTGGTTCTGGTGGTGCAGGAATTACGGTGATGCGAACAACCTTTTTAGGTTTGCAAAACCCCTTCACCGCTTGGGTAGATGGGGAATGGCAAACAGTGAAACCCTATACAAAACGGGAAGATATTGTTTTTCCAGCACCCTATGGAAGAGGTGGAGTTTACTGGTTTGATATGCCAGAAACTTTGACATTACCAGCAGCTTTTCCCACAGTGAAAAGCGTAATTACCAAATTTGGTTCTATTCCCGATTATTACAACCATCTCACTTGGATAGCGGCACATATTTTCCCTAAATTCTGGATTCAAAGTCAGATGGGGGTAGAATTTTTATCTACAGTTAGCCACAAAATGACCAACTTTACCGACCAATTTAGTGGCATTGGAGTTGTAGTGCGAAGCTTGCGCGACGTAAGTCGTTCGCATGTCACCGGAAACAAGGATGGAAAACAATCTACCTACTGTTCTACTTTAACCCATGACAACACCGCAGTTGCCACCGGATATGGTACAGGTACAATTGCCGAACTAATATTAACAGGTGCTCTCAATCAACCTGGGGTGCATACAACCGAGTCAGCATTACCCACGCATTTATTTACACAGGCAATGCAAAGTCGAGGAATCAACATTAGTTCTCACTGGGTTTAA
- a CDS encoding alpha/beta fold hydrolase — protein sequence MTSVVAWQQRIGNQRDWVWRGWRIRYTYIRSQPSNRHKTPLILLHGFGTSIGHWRHNLEVLSEHHTVYALDMLGWGASEKAPVNYSVSLWAEQVYEFWQTFIKEPVVLVGNSLGSLVSLSAAAKYPEMMKGLVMLSLPDPSLEQEAIPPFLRPAVATIKNFVASPLFLKPLFYFLRQPGVLRRWAAIAYANGEAVTDELIEIIAGPPQDRGSARAFSALFKASIGANFSPSVKLLLPNLTMPMLLIWGKKDRFIPPALGLLFAKYNENLELLDLEDVGHCPHDECPEEINRILLEWLDKDDFHRYRDIS from the coding sequence GTGACTAGCGTAGTGGCATGGCAGCAGCGAATTGGTAATCAAAGGGATTGGGTTTGGCGAGGCTGGCGAATCCGTTATACTTACATCCGTTCGCAGCCAAGTAATCGTCATAAAACTCCGTTAATTTTGCTACATGGGTTTGGGACTTCTATTGGTCATTGGCGACATAATTTAGAGGTTTTGAGCGAACACCACACAGTATATGCACTGGATATGTTGGGATGGGGCGCGTCAGAAAAAGCACCAGTTAATTACAGTGTTAGTCTTTGGGCTGAACAGGTTTATGAATTTTGGCAAACATTTATTAAGGAACCTGTAGTTTTGGTGGGCAACTCTTTAGGCTCTTTAGTATCTTTGAGTGCTGCGGCTAAGTATCCAGAAATGATGAAAGGGCTGGTGATGTTGAGTTTACCAGATCCATCCTTAGAACAGGAGGCAATTCCACCATTTTTACGACCTGCTGTTGCCACAATTAAGAATTTTGTCGCTTCTCCCCTATTTTTAAAGCCTTTATTTTATTTTTTGCGACAGCCGGGAGTGCTGCGACGGTGGGCTGCGATCGCATATGCTAACGGTGAGGCTGTTACTGATGAATTAATCGAAATTATCGCTGGACCCCCCCAAGATAGAGGTTCTGCTAGAGCTTTTTCAGCTTTATTTAAGGCAAGTATCGGAGCTAATTTTAGTCCTAGTGTCAAACTTTTGTTACCAAATTTAACAATGCCAATGCTGTTGATTTGGGGGAAAAAAGATCGATTTATCCCCCCTGCGCTAGGTTTATTGTTTGCCAAATACAACGAAAATTTGGAATTACTGGATTTAGAAGATGTGGGACATTGCCCCCATGATGAATGTCCGGAGGAAATTAACCGGATACTTCTAGAATGGTTGGATAAGGATGATTTCCACAGGTATAGGGACATTAGTTGA